The proteins below are encoded in one region of Sander lucioperca isolate FBNREF2018 chromosome 11, SLUC_FBN_1.2, whole genome shotgun sequence:
- the si:ch211-162e15.3 gene encoding protein NCBP2AS2 has protein sequence MLARMLFNLLNNLHVVEKLAESRPIRRAAQITAYAITKAQIAGRDASERVMRSQTLRQVRDEAGRVPGDLGEMGIRLRRVKETFVKEVKEGLKDGSRQIKK, from the exons ATGCTCGCTCGTATGCTATTTAACCTCCTGAACAACCTCCATGTCGTTGAGAAGTTGGCAGAGTCTCGACCGATTCGCAGGGCGGCCCAGATAACAGCCTACGCCATCACCAAGGCTCAGATAGCCGGCAGGGATGCCTCTGAGCGGGTCATGCGGTCACAGACGCTGCGGCAGGTCCGGGACGAGGCCGGCAGAGTCCCTGGTGACCTGGGAGAGATGGGCATCCGCCTCAGACGAGTCAAAGAGACATTTGTGAAAGAAGTGAAGGAGGGATTAAAGGACGGATCCAGACAGATCAAGAAAT AG